In Pseudoalteromonas marina, a genomic segment contains:
- the bioB gene encoding biotin synthase BioB, with protein sequence MELAPVRHNWTHSEVKALFEMPFNDLLFKAASVHRANFNPNEVQISTLLSIKTGACPEDCKYCPQSGHYKTDLERERLIEVEKVVEQARLAKQKGATRFCMGAAWSDPKDRDMPYISKMVKEVKELGLETCMTLGKLTNEKAHELSSAGLDYYNHNLDTSPEYYEQIISTRTFEDRLNTIDHVRDAGMKVCSGGIVGMGEQAADRYGLLMQLANLPQQPESVPINMLVKVKGTPLENVDELDHFEFIRTIATARIMMPHSYVRLSAGRNAMNEQMQSMCFFAGANSIFYGDKLLTTENPEADADMNLIKKLGMNPETREDYSDEAVAASLSSQVADKATSELFYEA encoded by the coding sequence ATGGAACTTGCACCTGTTCGCCACAATTGGACCCATAGCGAAGTTAAAGCATTATTTGAAATGCCGTTTAACGATTTACTTTTTAAGGCGGCGTCGGTTCACCGTGCTAACTTCAACCCAAATGAAGTGCAAATTTCTACCCTGTTATCAATTAAAACTGGGGCATGCCCAGAAGATTGCAAGTATTGCCCACAGTCAGGGCACTATAAAACCGACCTAGAGCGCGAGCGACTTATTGAAGTAGAAAAAGTAGTAGAGCAAGCGCGTTTAGCTAAACAAAAAGGTGCAACACGTTTTTGTATGGGCGCTGCGTGGTCAGATCCAAAAGACAGAGACATGCCTTACATTTCGAAAATGGTAAAAGAAGTAAAAGAGCTTGGTCTTGAAACCTGCATGACGCTGGGCAAACTCACAAACGAAAAAGCACACGAACTCAGCAGTGCAGGTTTAGATTACTACAACCATAATCTAGATACATCACCTGAATACTACGAGCAAATTATATCAACCCGTACCTTTGAAGACCGATTAAACACCATAGATCATGTACGCGATGCCGGTATGAAAGTCTGTTCAGGCGGTATAGTCGGTATGGGCGAGCAAGCAGCCGACCGTTATGGGTTACTTATGCAATTGGCTAACTTGCCACAACAGCCAGAAAGTGTACCTATTAATATGCTAGTTAAAGTAAAAGGTACCCCACTTGAAAACGTTGACGAATTAGACCATTTTGAGTTTATACGCACTATTGCTACTGCACGAATAATGATGCCACACAGCTATGTACGTTTGTCGGCAGGGCGTAACGCCATGAACGAGCAAATGCAATCAATGTGTTTTTTTGCAGGTGCTAACTCTATATTTTATGGCGACAAGCTGCTTACCACCGAAAATCCAGAAGCGGATGCCGATATGAACCTAATTAAAAAGCTAGGAATGAACCCAGAAACGCGTGAAGATTACTCAGATGAAGCTGTAGCAGCGTCGCTTTCATCACAAGTTGCAGATAAAGCAACGTCTGAATTATTTTACGAAGCCTAA
- a CDS encoding aminotransferase class I/II-fold pyridoxal phosphate-dependent enzyme, translating into MPFEFISTHLNERAEQLLLRKRHVVQSATARTIMVNDKTYLNFASNDYLGFGDLTIESENINTLGSHSSALVTGYQLQQQALEQYLCTQLGYQAGLLFNSGFSANSSVIKALFQDKAAAQNSAIFQDKLNHASLIDGALHSNAALIRFNHNDLNHLRSRLEKSKAQNKLIISEGVFSMDGDTAPIKDLLLLAKQHNAWLMIDDAHGFGALGNTGLGSCETLIGDILPDILVITFGKAVASSGACVLGSHAFIDYMLQYNRDYTYSTAMSPLLADNTLVRLKHIKKANTQRVMLNKNIATFKHLAQQHNIAVMESDTAIQPIVLGCAEQTLKAANKLKQQGIWLTAIRPPTVAYNTARLRVTLTAAHTLDDITYLVKHLAGALL; encoded by the coding sequence ATGCCATTTGAATTTATTAGCACACACCTTAATGAACGGGCAGAGCAATTGCTTTTACGCAAACGCCACGTGGTACAAAGCGCCACAGCACGAACCATTATGGTAAATGATAAAACCTACCTAAATTTTGCCAGTAATGATTACTTGGGCTTTGGTGATTTAACTATTGAGAGCGAAAATATTAATACGTTAGGTAGCCATAGCTCTGCATTAGTAACAGGGTATCAATTACAGCAACAAGCGTTAGAGCAGTACTTATGCACTCAGTTAGGTTATCAAGCTGGGTTGCTTTTTAATTCTGGGTTTAGTGCTAATAGCAGTGTAATTAAAGCGTTGTTTCAGGATAAAGCAGCAGCGCAAAACAGCGCTATTTTTCAAGATAAGTTAAACCACGCTAGCTTAATAGATGGGGCACTTCATTCAAATGCGGCTTTAATACGGTTTAACCACAACGATTTAAATCACTTACGATCTCGGCTCGAAAAGTCAAAAGCACAAAATAAGTTAATTATTAGCGAAGGTGTTTTTTCGATGGATGGCGATACGGCCCCTATCAAAGACCTTCTGCTCCTTGCAAAACAACACAATGCATGGCTGATGATAGACGACGCACATGGCTTTGGCGCGTTAGGTAATACAGGGCTGGGTAGTTGCGAAACACTTATTGGCGATATTTTACCCGACATACTCGTCATCACATTTGGTAAAGCAGTTGCTAGTAGTGGCGCGTGTGTATTGGGTTCACACGCATTTATAGACTACATGCTGCAATATAACCGAGATTACACATACTCAACGGCTATGTCGCCATTATTGGCAGATAATACATTAGTTCGCTTAAAGCACATTAAAAAAGCTAACACGCAACGAGTAATGTTAAATAAAAACATTGCTACTTTTAAACACCTTGCACAACAGCACAACATAGCAGTAATGGAGTCCGATACGGCTATTCAACCTATTGTATTAGGGTGTGCAGAGCAAACATTAAAAGCGGCTAATAAACTCAAGCAACAAGGAATTTGGCTAACCGCTATTCGCCCACCTACGGTTGCGTACAATACTGCACGCTTAAGAGTGACATTAACGGCAGCGCACACCCTTGATGATATTACTTATCTAGTTAAACATTTAGCAGGGGCACTATTATGA
- a CDS encoding methyltransferase domain-containing protein — translation MIAHALDSKPVTKPATVCHLKRFNPALKKGAQVNFSKAAGDYNTHAHVQKKAADDLFKLITPSACNKNKVCVDLGAGPLVNTHQLKSLYGNVLSMDLSFNMLNSCNKGGYKVCADMDNLPLQSNSVDIIFSNFAVQWSANFNVLLKSLYEVLKPGGQAFISTVVEGSLNEIKTAFAAVDSHSHINTFNSVDYINQSVQSSGFNVTSSKSTIYTDKYSTPLQAIRSIKAIGATTQNTGKTRPGLLTKSALKTACAAYPLINQKACVSYHVVLLSLTKA, via the coding sequence ATGATAGCCCATGCACTTGATAGTAAGCCGGTTACAAAGCCCGCAACAGTGTGCCATTTAAAAAGGTTTAACCCAGCACTTAAAAAAGGAGCACAGGTTAACTTTTCAAAAGCGGCGGGTGATTACAATACGCATGCACATGTTCAAAAAAAAGCAGCGGATGATTTGTTCAAATTAATAACGCCTTCAGCATGTAATAAAAATAAGGTGTGTGTTGATTTAGGTGCAGGCCCACTTGTAAACACCCATCAACTTAAAAGCCTTTATGGTAATGTGCTTTCCATGGATTTAAGTTTTAATATGCTCAATAGTTGTAATAAAGGCGGTTACAAAGTATGCGCAGATATGGACAATTTACCATTACAATCAAATAGTGTAGATATTATTTTTAGTAACTTTGCGGTGCAATGGTCAGCTAACTTTAACGTGCTTTTAAAGTCACTTTATGAGGTATTAAAACCGGGTGGGCAAGCTTTTATTAGCACTGTGGTTGAAGGCTCACTAAACGAAATAAAAACAGCGTTTGCTGCGGTAGATAGCCACAGCCATATTAATACATTTAATTCGGTTGATTATATAAACCAATCGGTCCAAAGTTCTGGTTTTAATGTTACAAGCTCTAAAAGCACAATTTATACAGATAAATACTCGACACCGCTGCAAGCAATTCGCTCGATAAAAGCAATTGGCGCAACCACTCAGAATACAGGAAAAACACGCCCAGGGCTATTAACAAAATCGGCGCTTAAAACGGCGTGTGCAGCGTATCCGTTAATAAACCAAAAAGCGTGTGTTTCTTATCATGTAGTATTGTTATCATTAACTAAAGCGTAA
- the htpX gene encoding protease HtpX, whose amino-acid sequence MKRVFLFLLTNLAVMLVLGVVLSIIMSALGLSHRSLGGILLIAAVFGFGGSFISLYMSKWIAKKSTGAQVITQPSNQTEQWLVNTVAVQAKKAGIAMPEVAIYDSPEMNAFATGPSKNNSLVAVSTGLMQSMTQDQAEAVLAHEVSHIASGDMVTLTLIQGVVNTFVIFAAKVLANIVDNFLNGDEEEGGISWTYILFDMLFQVLFGVLASLVVAHYSRQREFAADSGAAKLVGADKMRSALERLKQNHPSQLQGSMMAFGIAGGKSMAELFSSHPPLDSRISALSK is encoded by the coding sequence ATGAAACGTGTATTTTTGTTTTTATTAACTAACCTTGCGGTTATGTTGGTATTAGGTGTGGTGCTTTCAATTATAATGAGCGCGCTGGGCTTAAGCCATCGTAGCCTAGGTGGTATATTACTTATTGCGGCCGTATTTGGTTTTGGTGGGTCGTTTATTTCACTTTATATGTCTAAATGGATTGCTAAAAAATCAACGGGTGCGCAGGTTATTACTCAGCCAAGTAACCAAACCGAACAATGGCTTGTAAACACTGTGGCAGTACAAGCTAAAAAAGCAGGCATTGCAATGCCTGAAGTGGCAATTTACGACAGCCCTGAAATGAATGCCTTTGCAACAGGCCCAAGTAAAAACAATTCACTAGTTGCTGTAAGTACAGGCTTAATGCAAAGTATGACCCAAGATCAAGCCGAAGCAGTGCTAGCTCATGAGGTGTCACACATTGCTAGTGGCGATATGGTAACGCTTACGCTTATTCAAGGTGTGGTAAATACCTTTGTTATATTTGCTGCAAAAGTGTTGGCAAATATTGTAGATAATTTTCTTAATGGCGATGAAGAAGAGGGCGGAATAAGCTGGACCTACATTTTGTTCGATATGTTATTCCAAGTCCTGTTTGGTGTGTTGGCAAGTTTAGTTGTAGCGCACTACAGCAGACAGCGTGAATTTGCAGCCGACAGCGGTGCCGCTAAATTAGTTGGTGCAGATAAAATGCGTTCTGCTCTAGAAAGGTTAAAGCAAAACCATCCTTCACAATTGCAAGGTTCAATGATGGCATTTGGTATTGCGGGTGGTAAAAGCATGGCTGAGCTGTTTTCATCTCACCCGCCGCTTGACTCTCGAATAAGTGCACTGAGTAAGTAA
- a CDS encoding extracellular solute-binding protein — translation MERRTFIQGLAALGVIGSLPLPLSQAFANTVTKPVSVDDLPKLKGDLTLYLGRGEGGLYENVLQAIQKNNPDFNLAIRRGPTAALANTIVAEAKAGVKRADLFWAVDSGAIGLVTDAGLAKPLPDDLSAQLQKQFKYKDWAPVTGRIRTLPFNTSRLTKDQIPTSIMEIADSDLSIGWAPAYASFQSFVTAMRILQGDDKTAKWLKKVKKRAKTYAGELGVVMGVERGEVDIGFANHYYTLRLKSGKPDANLDLAFTQNDAGCLVNASGILTLNNDPLATNFMRYLLSKEVQGYLAREAYEIPLVNGIAQPDGLPSLSSVSPPKIDLTQLADLRPTIDLMRSNGVL, via the coding sequence GTGGAACGCAGAACCTTTATACAAGGGTTAGCAGCATTAGGGGTAATTGGCTCATTGCCATTACCTCTATCGCAAGCTTTTGCTAATACAGTAACCAAACCTGTCTCGGTTGACGATTTACCTAAGCTTAAAGGTGATTTAACCTTATATTTAGGCCGAGGTGAAGGTGGTTTATACGAAAACGTATTACAAGCTATCCAAAAAAATAACCCTGATTTTAATTTAGCTATTCGCCGTGGACCAACAGCTGCACTTGCCAACACAATTGTTGCAGAAGCCAAAGCGGGTGTTAAACGTGCTGATTTATTTTGGGCTGTAGACTCAGGTGCAATTGGTTTAGTGACCGATGCAGGTCTTGCCAAACCGCTGCCAGACGATTTATCGGCTCAACTGCAGAAGCAATTTAAATATAAAGACTGGGCGCCAGTAACGGGACGTATTCGTACATTGCCTTTTAATACGTCGCGTTTAACTAAAGATCAAATTCCAACCAGCATTATGGAAATTGCTGACAGCGACTTGAGTATTGGGTGGGCCCCTGCTTATGCGTCTTTTCAATCGTTTGTTACGGCAATGCGTATTTTACAAGGCGATGATAAAACGGCTAAATGGCTCAAAAAAGTTAAAAAACGTGCAAAAACATACGCAGGTGAATTAGGCGTTGTAATGGGTGTGGAACGGGGTGAAGTTGATATTGGCTTTGCTAATCATTATTACACTTTACGTTTAAAATCAGGCAAGCCGGATGCCAATCTTGATTTAGCCTTTACCCAAAACGATGCAGGTTGTTTAGTAAACGCCTCGGGTATATTAACGCTTAACAACGACCCGCTTGCAACTAACTTTATGCGCTATTTACTCAGCAAAGAAGTACAAGGTTATTTAGCACGTGAAGCCTACGAAATCCCCCTTGTAAACGGTATTGCTCAGCCTGATGGTTTACCTTCGCTTTCGAGTGTTTCACCACCTAAAATTGATTTAACACAGCTTGCAGATTTGCGACCCACTATTGACTTAATGCGCAGCAACGGCGTTTTATAA
- the bioA gene encoding adenosylmethionine--8-amino-7-oxononanoate transaminase, translated as MNNKHSIDLNFDREHIWHPYTSMTKPIPVYPVTHAKHNIIYLETGEQLIDGMASWWSAIHGYNHPAINKAMVNQINHMSHIMFGGITHSSAVELCKKLVDITPPSLTKVFLADSGSVSVEVAIKMALQYWLSQGIKTKQKLMTPYKGYHGDTFAAMSVCDPVNSMHSLYKGFLPEHVFVPAPTSKFSSTFEQSEALELEQYFKNNHQHVAAFIIEPIVQNAGGMNFYHPDYLACVRQLCNQYNVLLICDEIATGFGRTGKLFAVEHANIQPDILCIGKALTGGSMTLSATLTSDKIATGISEGEAGVLMHGPTFMGNPLACAAACASIDLLLKQNWQQRVEEINNQLQQLHKCMELEDVADVRVLGAIGVVELNKEVSNIDVATIQAFFVKQGVWIRPFGKLIYLMPPYISDENSIKTLCDAIYSAIKGKHYAKA; from the coding sequence ATGAACAATAAACACTCAATTGATTTAAATTTTGATCGTGAACACATTTGGCATCCATACACATCAATGACAAAGCCTATTCCCGTTTACCCTGTAACCCACGCTAAACACAATATAATTTACCTCGAAACAGGCGAGCAACTTATAGATGGCATGGCATCGTGGTGGAGCGCTATTCATGGTTACAACCACCCTGCTATTAACAAAGCAATGGTTAATCAAATTAATCACATGAGCCACATTATGTTTGGAGGTATCACACATTCAAGTGCAGTTGAGCTGTGTAAAAAACTTGTAGATATCACCCCCCCAAGCTTAACTAAAGTATTTTTAGCTGACAGTGGCTCAGTAAGTGTTGAAGTAGCTATTAAAATGGCTCTGCAATACTGGTTAAGCCAAGGTATTAAAACAAAACAAAAATTAATGACTCCTTATAAGGGTTATCATGGCGATACGTTTGCTGCAATGAGCGTATGCGATCCTGTTAACTCTATGCATAGCCTATATAAGGGTTTTTTACCTGAGCACGTATTTGTACCAGCCCCTACCAGTAAGTTTTCAAGCACTTTTGAGCAAAGTGAAGCGCTTGAACTTGAACAGTATTTTAAAAATAACCACCAACACGTAGCTGCTTTTATTATTGAACCCATAGTACAAAATGCGGGAGGTATGAATTTTTATCATCCCGATTATTTAGCCTGCGTAAGGCAGCTATGCAATCAATATAATGTACTTTTAATTTGCGACGAAATAGCCACAGGCTTTGGCCGTACGGGTAAGTTATTTGCGGTTGAACACGCTAATATCCAACCCGATATTTTATGTATAGGTAAAGCACTTACCGGTGGCTCAATGACTTTATCGGCAACGCTTACAAGCGATAAAATTGCCACAGGCATTAGTGAAGGTGAAGCCGGAGTTTTGATGCACGGACCTACCTTTATGGGTAATCCGCTAGCGTGTGCAGCTGCATGTGCCAGCATAGACTTATTACTTAAGCAAAACTGGCAACAACGCGTAGAAGAAATAAATAATCAACTTCAGCAATTACACAAATGTATGGAGCTGGAAGACGTTGCTGATGTAAGAGTGCTCGGCGCGATAGGTGTTGTAGAGCTTAATAAAGAGGTTAGCAATATCGATGTTGCGACTATTCAGGCCTTTTTTGTAAAACAAGGTGTATGGATCCGCCCTTTCGGTAAACTAATTTACCTTATGCCACCGTATATAAGTGACGAAAACAGCATTAAAACGCTTTGCGATGCTATTTATAGTGCAATTAAAGGCAAACATTACGCTAAAGCATAG
- the gloA gene encoding lactoylglutathione lyase yields MSQYDESPEQIAQATEGYVMQQTMLRIKDPKPSLAFYQNVLGMKLLGKYDFPEMKFTLYFLGYEPTQPEGDDKTKAKWVFGRPALIELTHNWGTENDDSFTGYHSGNDEPKGFGHIGISVPDVYAASERFAKYDVEFVKKPDDGSMKGLAFIKDPDGYWIEILSPDGITDIIFGK; encoded by the coding sequence ATGTCTCAGTATGACGAATCTCCAGAGCAAATTGCACAGGCCACTGAAGGCTATGTAATGCAGCAAACTATGTTACGTATAAAAGATCCAAAACCGTCGCTGGCATTTTATCAAAATGTATTAGGTATGAAGCTATTAGGTAAGTATGACTTTCCTGAAATGAAGTTTACGCTGTACTTTTTAGGCTACGAGCCAACACAGCCAGAAGGTGATGATAAGACAAAAGCGAAATGGGTCTTTGGTCGCCCTGCTCTTATAGAGCTCACTCACAACTGGGGCACAGAAAACGACGATAGTTTTACAGGCTACCACAGCGGTAACGACGAACCAAAAGGGTTTGGCCATATTGGTATTAGTGTACCCGATGTGTACGCAGCCAGTGAGCGCTTTGCAAAATACGATGTAGAGTTTGTAAAAAAACCAGACGATGGTTCAATGAAAGGCTTAGCTTTTATAAAAGACCCTGATGGCTACTGGATAGAAATACTCTCACCTGATGGCATAACCGATATTATTTTTGGTAAATAA
- a CDS encoding metal-dependent hydrolase: MANFNTHLNTAVIITGLSSATLLTAGHIDLNGALWLWFLGSIGGLLPDIDSDNSTSLDTIFNLFALSTVLIVMHYITTELTIQISFVELIVVPLLVYGFMKYIVRPIFECITVHRGSCHSLLFILLCALLTTQVTWQFNDQSTLYSATFAWLTGGFILLGGFIHLLLDEIYSVDLSNVEIKRSFGSALKVAEFDNKLITLASIIAITCLIYVAPPTAQTISALSDWSHFRLLAS, encoded by the coding sequence ATGGCAAATTTCAATACTCATCTTAATACTGCAGTCATCATCACCGGCTTAAGCTCAGCCACTTTATTAACTGCAGGCCACATTGATTTAAACGGCGCACTTTGGTTGTGGTTTTTAGGCTCCATTGGCGGCTTATTACCCGACATAGACTCTGATAACTCCACATCACTCGATACTATTTTTAACTTATTTGCGCTAAGTACAGTATTAATAGTAATGCATTACATTACCACGGAGCTAACTATTCAAATTAGTTTTGTCGAGTTAATTGTAGTGCCTTTGTTAGTGTATGGATTTATGAAATATATTGTCAGGCCCATTTTTGAATGTATCACAGTACATAGAGGCAGTTGCCACTCTTTATTATTTATACTGCTTTGCGCGTTGTTAACAACACAAGTAACATGGCAATTTAATGACCAATCAACCCTTTATTCGGCAACTTTTGCCTGGTTAACAGGTGGGTTTATTTTACTCGGCGGCTTCATTCATTTATTGCTCGATGAAATTTACAGCGTAGATTTAAGTAATGTGGAAATAAAACGGTCATTTGGATCGGCTCTAAAAGTGGCTGAATTTGATAATAAATTAATTACATTGGCTTCGATTATAGCTATTACATGTTTAATCTATGTGGCCCCACCTACAGCGCAAACTATATCGGCCTTGAGTGACTGGTCTCATTTTAGGCTTTTAGCTAGTTAG
- a CDS encoding cytochrome c oxidase assembly factor Coa1 family protein, with translation MSFMHVGFAWWNSKSKFHKRVMSFCGFIIIFVIIMVSLIGNFSDSRAFKMAVSKLSTNPIVQANFGQSPDFSFDYANGFKISDSGVKGEANFAIKIIGNEKSGLAYVAMYKSAGIWKIEELNLLMDNEEPIVLIGI, from the coding sequence ATGTCATTTATGCATGTGGGATTCGCATGGTGGAATAGTAAAAGTAAATTCCATAAACGAGTAATGTCTTTTTGTGGTTTTATCATTATATTTGTAATAATAATGGTTTCCTTAATAGGTAACTTTTCTGATAGCCGTGCATTCAAAATGGCTGTAAGTAAACTATCCACTAATCCTATTGTTCAGGCTAACTTTGGTCAATCCCCAGATTTTTCATTTGATTACGCAAATGGATTTAAAATTTCCGATAGTGGGGTTAAGGGTGAAGCAAACTTCGCTATCAAAATAATAGGTAATGAAAAATCAGGACTCGCATATGTTGCAATGTACAAATCTGCAGGTATCTGGAAAATCGAAGAACTAAACTTGCTCATGGATAACGAAGAACCAATTGTGCTAATTGGCATATAA
- the bktB gene encoding beta-ketothiolase BktB, translated as MTKSNTGVVVLSAVRTAIGSFGGTLKNFTPAELGTLCAKEAIKRAHIPLNQIGSSVIGKVIHNGPKDAYLSRVIGLNAGLPISSHAVTLNRLCGSGLEAIIQAAQQIQLGDVDAALAGGSESMSTSAYTLQSNRWGQKMGNSVMLDELTTTLQDPWDNNPMGITAENVAEKYKISREEQDNYAAQSHNKAAKAIEKGLFKSQIVPIEIKSRKGSQIFDTDEHVRADTSTDKLATLKPYFKENGTVTAATSSGINDGAAMLVLMSEQKAHEQGLQPIGRLIGYSRAGVEPSLMGTGPIPAVQQVFEKTGLTIDDIDIIESNEAFAAQALCVANELNFPAHKVNPNGGAIALGHPVGATGAILSTKCLYELKRINGKYGLVTMCIGGGQGIAAIFEAL; from the coding sequence ATGACAAAATCTAACACCGGTGTTGTTGTATTAAGTGCCGTAAGAACAGCAATTGGCAGTTTTGGCGGAACCCTTAAAAACTTTACCCCTGCAGAGCTTGGTACACTTTGCGCAAAAGAAGCCATTAAAAGAGCACATATTCCCTTAAACCAAATAGGTTCATCCGTAATTGGTAAGGTAATACATAATGGCCCAAAAGATGCCTACCTATCTCGTGTTATCGGTTTAAATGCCGGGCTACCTATCAGCAGCCATGCAGTTACACTTAATCGCTTATGTGGCTCGGGCCTAGAGGCAATAATACAAGCAGCGCAACAAATTCAATTGGGTGATGTGGACGCAGCCCTTGCTGGTGGTTCAGAAAGTATGAGCACATCGGCTTATACACTTCAAAGTAATCGCTGGGGACAAAAAATGGGCAACAGCGTAATGTTAGACGAGCTCACAACGACATTACAAGATCCGTGGGATAACAATCCTATGGGGATCACCGCAGAAAATGTCGCAGAAAAATATAAAATCAGCCGCGAAGAACAAGATAATTACGCAGCGCAAAGTCACAATAAAGCAGCTAAAGCAATTGAAAAAGGTCTTTTTAAGTCTCAAATAGTGCCAATCGAAATTAAATCGCGTAAAGGGAGCCAAATATTTGATACAGATGAACATGTTCGTGCAGACACATCAACTGACAAACTTGCCACACTTAAGCCCTACTTTAAAGAAAATGGCACAGTAACAGCTGCTACATCTTCAGGTATAAACGATGGCGCAGCTATGCTTGTACTTATGTCTGAACAAAAAGCCCACGAACAAGGGCTTCAACCTATTGGACGACTTATTGGCTATTCTCGTGCTGGTGTTGAACCCTCATTAATGGGAACTGGACCTATTCCCGCTGTACAGCAAGTATTTGAAAAAACGGGCTTAACAATCGACGACATTGATATAATTGAGTCTAATGAGGCCTTTGCAGCGCAAGCCTTATGCGTAGCAAACGAGTTAAACTTTCCTGCACATAAGGTGAACCCGAATGGCGGCGCCATTGCCTTAGGTCACCCAGTTGGTGCAACAGGCGCTATTTTATCAACAAAATGCTTATACGAACTAAAACGCATTAACGGTAAATATGGGCTAGTTACTATGTGTATTGGCGGCGGGCAAGGCATAGCAGCCATTTTTGAAGCGCTTTAG
- the bioD gene encoding dethiobiotin synthase has product MKEFFITGTDTDAGKTHVTSLLLKLLAQHKKKAIGYKPLAAGSEMAFDQLVNADALMLMESATVSAKYDVVNPFTFAPPIAPHIAAEQAGVTINVNILTAAYKTVKQQGADYLLTEGAGGWALPINNTEYLYDWVKAEKLPVILVVGMKLGCLNHALLTAAHIQSLGINCIGWIANQVDEHMDEYQANLDSLKARLPFPILAISPYSEQTPKLQIYKTLLENLSINP; this is encoded by the coding sequence ATGAAAGAATTTTTTATTACTGGTACCGACACCGATGCGGGAAAAACACATGTAACCAGTTTATTGTTAAAACTGCTTGCCCAACATAAAAAAAAGGCAATAGGGTATAAACCACTAGCTGCTGGGTCTGAAATGGCGTTTGACCAACTTGTTAATGCTGATGCACTTATGCTAATGGAAAGTGCAACAGTAAGCGCAAAGTATGACGTGGTAAATCCCTTTACTTTTGCACCACCCATAGCCCCCCACATAGCCGCAGAGCAGGCGGGTGTAACTATTAATGTAAACATACTTACTGCAGCCTATAAAACGGTAAAACAGCAAGGCGCTGACTACCTGCTTACAGAAGGTGCTGGTGGTTGGGCTCTGCCTATTAATAATACCGAGTATTTATACGATTGGGTGAAAGCTGAGAAACTACCGGTTATATTAGTGGTTGGTATGAAGTTGGGCTGCTTAAATCATGCACTTTTAACCGCAGCACACATACAAAGCTTAGGTATTAACTGTATAGGTTGGATAGCCAACCAAGTTGATGAACACATGGATGAATACCAAGCAAACCTTGATAGTTTAAAGGCACGCTTACCGTTTCCTATTCTTGCTATTAGCCCGTACAGCGAACAAACACCAAAATTACAAATTTATAAAACACTTCTTGAAAATTTATCAATAAATCCATAA
- a CDS encoding DUF6419 family natural product biosynthesis protein codes for MFKIIIGCAVIFSFVCMLLAVAPFTPAILGSFFMLLFAGAIGYKGYLQSSLVLLLINTLAVIGSPAINIGNNNTLLFLPILFLISFGGAFLGVRKLTCKHVL; via the coding sequence ATGTTTAAAATAATAATTGGATGTGCTGTTATATTTTCATTCGTTTGCATGTTACTCGCCGTTGCACCATTTACGCCTGCGATTTTAGGTTCATTTTTTATGTTGTTGTTTGCAGGGGCTATAGGGTACAAAGGCTACCTTCAATCAAGTTTGGTATTATTGTTAATCAATACGCTGGCGGTTATTGGCAGCCCAGCTATAAATATTGGTAACAACAATACATTACTGTTTTTACCGATTTTATTTTTAATATCATTTGGTGGTGCTTTTTTGGGGGTAAGAAAGTTAACTTGTAAACACGTTTTATAA